Proteins encoded by one window of Agarilytica rhodophyticola:
- a CDS encoding AAA family ATPase: MIILVGSQKGGCGKSTTAVNISAQLAKDGADVVLVDADRQCTAANWAMDRAQNSKLATVHCVQKYENIRDTLLDLDKRYQHVIVDAAGRDSRELRTGMTAAHILLVPFRPSQPDLDTMPKMQEIILQAKDLNPNLSVCGLLTMAPTNPVVNEAKEAREYLADYPEIKLLETIIRDRKAYRDCMPEGQGVIEMDNAKAADEILSLVKEIF, from the coding sequence ATGATTATTTTGGTGGGCAGTCAAAAGGGAGGATGCGGCAAGTCTACGACCGCAGTTAATATAAGCGCACAGTTAGCAAAAGATGGCGCTGATGTCGTTCTAGTCGATGCAGATCGACAGTGCACTGCAGCTAATTGGGCAATGGATAGAGCGCAAAATAGCAAGCTGGCTACTGTCCACTGTGTCCAGAAATATGAAAACATTCGTGACACCCTGCTAGACCTGGATAAGCGTTATCAGCATGTTATCGTCGATGCAGCTGGCCGGGATTCCCGAGAGCTCAGAACGGGGATGACAGCAGCCCACATATTACTTGTTCCTTTCCGCCCTTCTCAGCCAGACCTAGACACCATGCCTAAGATGCAGGAAATCATTCTCCAGGCGAAAGATCTCAATCCAAATTTATCTGTATGTGGGCTCCTAACTATGGCTCCGACAAATCCAGTGGTGAACGAAGCAAAAGAGGCTCGTGAGTACTTGGCAGACTACCCAGAAATTAAGCTGCTTGAAACGATTATTAGGGATAGAAAAGCTTACCGTGACTGCATGCCAGAGGGGCAGGGAGTCATCGAGATGGATAATGCGAAAGCTGCTGACGAAATCCTTTCTCTCGTGAAGGAGATATTTTAA